A section of the Hevea brasiliensis isolate MT/VB/25A 57/8 chromosome 17, ASM3005281v1, whole genome shotgun sequence genome encodes:
- the LOC110653583 gene encoding uncharacterized protein LOC110653583, translating into MLRNLKIVQNLKRIGYVLDPKVLGLLLKGATQEEHDTLDRWKEHDMQVRYYLLASITNELQKKHEKMQSASEILDHLQELYGEHSRNARYEIFKQLFRMRMIEGMDVGAIECTLAGLLNLLVITQKNISSNKGKEVALIASSSSKNSKKKKRNKKKKPSVLGSSGRIAKNQLKKKKSKAVANKEKCFHCQKERH; encoded by the exons ATGTTAAGGAATCTGAAGATAGTCCAAAATTTAaagcgtattggatatgttctagatcctAAAGTTCTTGGTCTTTTACTAAAaggggccacacaagaggaacatgacactttggatagATGGAAAGAACATGACATGCAGGTTAGGTACTACTTGTTGGCTTCTATAACCAATGAGTTACAGAAGAAACATGAAAAGATGCAATCAGCATCTGAGATCCTTGATCACCTACAAGAattatatggtgagcatagtagaaatgctagatatgagatatttaaGCAATTGTTTAGAATGAGGATGATAGAGGGGATGGATGTGGGAGCCATT gaatgcacactAGCTGGCTTGTTAAATTTGCTAGTCATAACACAGAAAAATATTTCTAGCAACAAGGGAAAGGAGGTTGCTttgattgcttcttcttcttctaaaaattccaagaagaaaaaaagaaacaaGAAGAAGAAACCTTCTGTTCTTGGTTCATCTGGCAGGATAGCCAAGAaccaattaaagaaaaagaagagtAAAGCTGTGGCTAATaaggaaaagtgtttccactgtcagaaGGAAAGACATTAG